The sequence below is a genomic window from Cygnus olor mitochondrion, complete genome.
CCGCCTCCGCCCTAGTGCTATTCTCCAGCATAACCAATGCCTGAGCCACCGGCCAATGAGACATTACACAAATAAATCACCCTACCTCCTGCCTGCTACTAACGGCAGCAATCGCTATCAAATTGGGTCTGGTCCCATTCCACTTCTGATTTCCAGAAGTACTACAAGGATCCCCACTAATAACGGCCCTCCTACTCTCAACCCTCATAAAATTCCCCCCTCTAACCCTGCTCCTACTAACATCCAAATCCCTCAACCCAGCCCTGCTCACCACCATAGCCCTGGCCTCAGCAGCACTAGGAGGCTGAATAGGACTGAACCAAACACAAACGCGCAAAATCCTAGCCTTCTCGTCCATCTCCCACCTAGGCTGAATCGCCATTATCCTGGTTTACAGCCCTAAACTAGCCCTACTCACCTTCTACCTCTACGCAATCATAACGTCAGCCGTATTCATGGCCCTCAACAAAATTAAAGCTCTCAACCTAACTATGATCCTAACCTCATGGGCAAAGACCCCAGTGCTAAACGCCACCCTAATACTGGTGCTTTTGTCCCTAGCCGGCCTCCCCCCACTAACTGGCTTTATGCCAAAATGATTCATTATCCAAGAACTGACTAAACAAGAAATAACACCAGCAGCCATAGCAATCGCCATACTGTCACTGCTCAGCCTCTTCTTCTACCTACGCCTCGCATACCACTCAACAATTACTCTTCCTCCTAACTCCTCCAACCACATAAAACAATGATACACTAGCAAAACCCCAAGCACACCAACTGCGATCCTTGCCTCACTGTCAATCTTCCTACTCCCCCTCTCTCCCATGATACACGCCATTGTCTAGAAACTTAGGATAACACCCCCTAAACCGAAGGCCTTCAAAGCCTTAAATAAGAGTTAAACCCTCTTAGTTTCTGCGCACTAAGACTTACAGGGCACTAACCTGTATCTTCTGAATGCAAATCAGACACTTTAATTAAGCTAAAGCCTCCCCTAGACAGATGGGCTTCGATCCCACAAAACTCTAGTTAACAGCTGGATGCCTAAACCAATTGGCTTCTGTCTAAAGACCCTGACGCACCTCAATGCGTATCGATGAGTTTGCAACTCAGCATGAATTTCACTACAAGGTCGATAAGAAGAGGAATTAAACCTCTGTAAAAAGGACTACAGCCTAACGCTTTAACATTCAGCCATCTTACCCGTGACCTTCATCAACCGATGACTATTTTCCACTAACCACAAAGATATCGGCACCCTATACCTTATCTTCGGGGCATGGGCAGGAATAGTCGGCACCGCACTCAGTCTGTTAATCCGCGCAGAACTAGGACAGCCAGGAACCCTCCTCGGCGACGACCAAATTTACAATGTAATCGTCACCGCCCACGCCTTCGTAATAATTTTCTTCATAGTCATACCCATTATGATCGGAGGGTTCGGCAACTGACTAGTCCCCCTCATAATCGGCGCCCCCGACATAGCATTCCCGCGAATGAATAACATAAGCTTCTGACTCCTTCCACCATCATTTCTCCTGCTGCTAGCCTCATCTACCGTAGAAGCCGGAGCCGGCACAGGCTGAACTGTCTACCCACCCCTAGCAGGTAACCTGGCCCACGCCGGAGCCTCAGTAGACCTAGCCATTTTCTCACTTCACTTAGCTGGTGTTTCCTCCATCCTCGGAGCTATTAACTTTATTACCACAGCCATCAACATAAAACCCCCTGCACTCTCACAGTACCAAACCCC
It includes:
- the ND2 gene encoding NADH dehydrogenase subunit 2 (TAA stop codon is completed by the addition of 3' A residues to the mRNA), whose amino-acid sequence is MNPYATPIVTFSLILGTTITISSNHWILAWTGLEINTLAIIPLIAKSHHPRAVEAATKYFLTQAAASALVLFSSMTNAWATGQWDITQMNHPTSCLLLTAAIAIKLGLVPFHFWFPEVLQGSPLMTALLLSTLMKFPPLTLLLLTSKSLNPALLTTMALASAALGGWMGLNQTQTRKILAFSSISHLGWIAIILVYSPKLALLTFYLYAIMTSAVFMALNKIKALNLTMILTSWAKTPVLNATLMLVLLSLAGLPPLTGFMPKWFIIQELTKQEMTPAAMAIAMLSLLSLFFYLRLAYHSTITLPPNSSNHMKQWYTSKTPSTPTAILASLSIFLLPLSPMMHAIV